A part of Rhopalosiphum maidis isolate BTI-1 chromosome 3, ASM367621v3, whole genome shotgun sequence genomic DNA contains:
- the LOC113555611 gene encoding D-glucuronyl C5-epimerase-like encodes MRLNIRTLFLVLSTFIIICTVSLWSNCSNQTFDTFSKNIKPNYESLVQNIKPIDCLINGNNLHVDCLLKNSTVYIPFSFLKIYFEVYGKIIETDENKKKFLWSHSYSKIYHQNGKYDSRGVFTNFQNYKVEERDRVKCVSASEGVPVSTQWNPHGYYYPTQIAQFGLSHYSKNLTLPSPKIRILEDGQLNPLWNIPETSKIQIAFNAQVNSNVIDFFSTDKPISLKIDSKEEFFISFDVALSLSTSSSIVITIKDLKEQNEVWNLHYICSKTFIFAKGHNIYHGMNCGREFGWKKLTRNILIDLQKGLHVLKKTTTKMFRSKYKLCDFKLYGVGFLDNLTLSSSDHISQFYAAARWFNKHQDKESGGWINPVTRKISPVIKPLKPGWLSAMGQGQAISLLSRAFHHSGGNEVYLNTAHTALKPFKIASKNGGVLSKFMDLHPWYDEYPTVPSIFILNGFMYSLIGLYDLFSLAPNGSKVSQEAYSLWKQGMTSLKNLLPLFDMGSRSAYDLRHVTLDIAPNIARWDYHATHINQLLLLSTLDNATVIQTTAKRWIGYMNGARASHN; translated from the exons ATGAGATTAAATATAAGAACGCTCTTTTTAGTTCTTTctacgtttattataatatgcacagtGTCATTATGGTCCAATTGCTCAAATCAAACAtttgatacattttcaaaGAATATCAAACCTAATTATGAA tcattagttcaaaatataaagCCAATAGACTGTCTCATTAATGGAAATAACCTTCATGTGGATtgccttttaaaaaatagcacAGTTTATATTCCATtttcatttctaaaaatttattttgag gtttatggaaaaattattgaaactgatgaaaataaaaaaaagtttctttGGTCACATAGCTATTCCAAAATATATCATCAAAATGGAAAATATGACTCTCGGGGTGTGTTTACTAATttccaaaattataaagttgaaGAAAGAGATCGCGTAAAATGTGTTAGTGCTTCTGAAG GAGTGCCAGTATCAACTCAATGGAATCCtcatggttattattatccaaCACAAATAGCTCAATTTGGGTTATCTCACTATAGCAAAAATCTTACTTTACCATCACCAAAAATAAGGATTTTAGAAGATGGTCAGTTAAATCCTTTGTGGAATATTCCTGAAActtcaaaaatacaaatagcaTTTAATGCGCAAGTCAATAGtaatgttattgattttttcagTACcg ataaaccAATTTCATTGAAAATTGACAGCAAAGAGGAATTTTTCATTAGTTTTGATGTAGCTTTATCTTTATCAACAAGTAGTAGTATTGTTATCACTATAAAAGATTTAAAGGAACAAAACGAAGTATGGAATCTGCATTATATATGttctaaaacatttatatttgcaaag ggtcataatatttatcatggaATGAATTGTGGTAGAGAGTTTGGTTGGAAAAAATTgacaagaaatatattaattgactTACAAAAGGGTTtacatgtattaaaaaaaacaacaacaaaaatgtttCGTTCAAAATATAAG ttgtgtgattttaaactatatggtGTTGGATTCCTGGACAACCTAACACTTAGTTCTAGTGATCATATTAGTCAATTTTATGCTGCTGCACGTTGGTTTAATAAACATCAAGATAAAGAGTCTGGTGGTTGGATTAATCCTGTTACTCGTAAAATATCTCCTGTTATAAAACCACTAAAGCCAGGATG GTTATCTGCTATGGGGCAGGGTCAAGCAATATCATTGCTCTCTAGGGCATTTCACCATTCTGGTGGCAATGAAGTGTACTTAAATACAGCTCACACCGctttaaaaccatttaaaattgCGAGTAAAAATGGTGGTGTTTTGTCTAAATTTATGGATTTACACCCTTGGTATGATGAATATCCTACAGTtccatcaatatttattttaaatggttttatgTATTCATTGATTggattatatgatttattttcattggCTCCTAATGGCTCgaag GTTTCACAAGAAGCTTATTCATTATGGAAACAAGGTATGACATCATTAAAAAATCTGTTACCGTTATTTGACATGGGTTCAAGATCAGCATATGATCTCAGACATGTAACACTTGATATAGCGCCAAATATTGCTCGATGGGATTACCACGCTACACATATCAACCAACTATTGTTATTGTCAACGCTGGACAATGCAACAGTTATACAAACTACAGCCAAAAGATGGATAGGTTATATGAATGGTGCTCGTGCatcacataattaa